In a genomic window of Prochlorococcus marinus subsp. marinus str. CCMP1375:
- a CDS encoding NAD(P)H-quinone oxidoreductase subunit 5, translating into MQSAAEIAWLIPLLPLLGALASGLGLIGFNKAMNGFKKPVAIILLTCVGVSAVLSYAVLFEQISSPHSVEHLFIWASAGDFTLPMGYVVDPLGAVMLALVTTIALLVMVYSHGYMSHDKGYVRFFTYLALFSSSMLGLIISPNLLEIYVFWELVGMCSYLLVGFWYDRDGAAHAAQKAFVVNRVGDFGLLLGILGLFWATGTFDFNGIAVGLSNAIEVGSVPLWAALLLCFLVFLGPMAKSAQFPLHVWLPDAMEGPTPISALIHAATMVAAGVFLVARLEPLYSQFPFINLLIAIFGTITCFLGASIALTQMDLKKGLAYSTVSQLGYMMLAMGCGAPIAGMFHLVTHAFFKAMLFLGSGSVIHAMEEVVGHEPILAQDMRLMGGLRKKMPITSITFLIGCIAISGIPPLAGFWSKDEILGQAFNTFPILWIVGFLTAGMTAFYMFRLYFLTFEGSFRGHNEELQNILLASAGKEKDEEEIHGLGDIHESSWSMTTPLIVLAVPSVLIGFLGTPWNSTFANLLNSEEAKEMASHFSWSEFLPLALASVAISACGISLAFFSYYSKKIDINALFAGRFPALNAFFANKWYLDDINEKLFVRGSRKLAREVLEVDAKVVDGVVNLTGLLTLGSGEGLKYFETGRAQFYALIVFGGVIALVALFGVLGN; encoded by the coding sequence CGGGGTTGGGCTTAATTGGTTTCAATAAGGCTATGAATGGTTTTAAAAAACCGGTAGCAATAATACTGTTGACTTGTGTAGGAGTTTCAGCGGTATTGAGTTACGCAGTACTGTTTGAGCAAATATCTTCCCCTCATTCAGTTGAGCATCTTTTTATCTGGGCAAGTGCTGGAGACTTTACACTTCCGATGGGGTACGTAGTTGACCCTTTAGGCGCTGTAATGCTTGCGTTGGTAACAACCATTGCGCTTTTAGTGATGGTTTACTCCCATGGTTATATGTCTCATGATAAAGGTTATGTCAGGTTTTTTACTTATCTAGCTTTATTTAGTAGCTCTATGCTCGGGCTCATAATTAGCCCCAATTTATTAGAAATATACGTTTTCTGGGAATTAGTGGGCATGTGCTCTTACTTGCTAGTTGGTTTTTGGTATGACAGGGATGGTGCCGCACATGCAGCGCAAAAGGCTTTTGTTGTTAATAGAGTTGGTGATTTTGGACTTTTACTTGGAATTCTTGGATTGTTTTGGGCCACGGGAACCTTTGATTTCAATGGAATTGCAGTAGGACTTTCTAATGCAATTGAAGTAGGAAGTGTACCTTTGTGGGCAGCTTTATTGCTTTGTTTTTTGGTCTTTTTGGGACCTATGGCAAAGTCAGCTCAGTTTCCTTTACATGTCTGGTTGCCAGATGCGATGGAGGGGCCTACTCCTATTTCTGCATTGATTCATGCGGCAACTATGGTCGCCGCTGGTGTGTTTCTTGTGGCAAGGCTTGAACCTCTTTACAGTCAGTTTCCTTTTATAAACCTTTTGATAGCAATTTTTGGAACAATTACATGCTTTTTAGGGGCATCTATAGCTTTGACTCAAATGGATTTGAAAAAAGGCTTGGCTTATAGCACTGTTTCGCAGCTTGGTTACATGATGCTCGCCATGGGCTGTGGCGCTCCTATTGCAGGAATGTTCCACTTAGTTACACATGCATTTTTTAAAGCAATGTTGTTTCTTGGTTCAGGTTCTGTAATTCATGCTATGGAGGAGGTTGTTGGACATGAACCGATTCTTGCTCAAGACATGAGGTTAATGGGAGGTTTGAGAAAAAAGATGCCGATTACATCGATCACTTTTTTGATTGGATGCATAGCAATTAGTGGTATTCCACCATTAGCAGGTTTTTGGAGCAAAGATGAAATTCTGGGGCAAGCATTCAATACTTTCCCAATACTTTGGATTGTTGGTTTTTTAACCGCAGGCATGACTGCTTTTTATATGTTTAGACTCTATTTCTTGACATTTGAAGGCAGCTTTAGAGGTCATAATGAAGAACTTCAAAACATTTTATTAGCTTCAGCAGGTAAGGAGAAAGACGAAGAAGAAATTCATGGTTTAGGAGATATTCATGAATCCTCATGGTCTATGACTACACCATTAATAGTCTTAGCAGTACCTTCTGTTTTAATTGGGTTCTTAGGAACTCCTTGGAATAGCACCTTTGCAAATTTACTTAATTCTGAAGAAGCTAAAGAAATGGCCAGTCATTTTAGCTGGAGTGAATTTCTGCCATTGGCTTTAGCTTCAGTTGCTATCTCAGCATGTGGAATTTCTTTGGCATTTTTCTCTTATTACTCTAAAAAAATCGATATTAATGCTTTATTTGCAGGCAGATTTCCAGCTTTAAATGCTTTCTTTGCCAATAAATGGTATTTAGATGATATAAATGAAAAGCTATTTGTACGAGGTAGTAGGAAACTGGCTCGTGAAGTGCTCGAGGTTGATGCAAAGGTTGTGGATGGGGTTGTTAACTTGACAGGTCTTTTAACTTTAGGAAGTGGTGAAGGTTTGAAGTATTTTGAAACCGGTAGAGCTCAGTTTTATGCGCTTATTGTTTTTGGAGGAGTAATTGCATTGGTTGCTCTTTTTGGAGTTCTTGGAAATTAA
- a CDS encoding NAD(P)H-quinone oxidoreductase subunit 4, which yields MSLLITIPGQVPEPIAADFPWLSLSILFPIAGSLLVPFIPDEGEGKQVRWYALFIALTTFLITVGAYLKGFEPAEEGLQLSERVPWLPDLGLTWAVGADGLSMPLILLTSFITALAVLAAWPVSFKPKLFFFLILAMDGGQIAVFAVQDMLLFFLAWELELLPVYLLLAIWGGKKRQYAATKFIIYTAGSSLFILLAGLAMGFFGGGAPNFEFTHLANQQFGTGFQLLCYGGLLIAFGVKLPIVPLHTWLPDAHGEATAPVHMLLAGILLKMGGYALLRFNAQLLPAAHAQFAPLLIVLGVVNIIYAALTSFAQRNLKRKIAYSSISHMGFVLIGIGSFSTLGTSGAMLQMISHGLIGASLFFLVGATYDRTHTLQLNEMGGVGQKMRIMFALWTVCSLASLALPGMSGFVSELMVFAGLVTDEVYTLPFRIVIAGLAAIGVILTPIYLLSMLREIFFGQENVDLLAKRELVDAEPREIYIIGSLLVPIIGIGLYPRIMTETYTASIDGLVARDKLSIERVINTSSSEFSNQNISISNGQAPNLNIYSSSK from the coding sequence GTGTCATTGTTGATAACTATTCCTGGTCAAGTCCCAGAACCAATTGCTGCCGATTTTCCTTGGCTTAGCCTTTCAATTCTTTTCCCAATTGCAGGATCTCTTTTAGTACCTTTTATCCCTGATGAAGGCGAAGGTAAGCAAGTTCGTTGGTATGCGTTGTTTATTGCGCTAACAACTTTTTTAATAACTGTAGGGGCCTATTTAAAAGGTTTTGAGCCTGCTGAAGAAGGACTGCAGTTATCAGAAAGAGTGCCTTGGCTGCCTGATTTAGGACTTACATGGGCTGTTGGAGCAGATGGACTGTCAATGCCATTAATACTTCTAACGAGTTTTATTACTGCTTTAGCAGTTCTTGCAGCATGGCCTGTAAGTTTTAAACCTAAATTATTTTTCTTCTTGATTTTGGCCATGGATGGTGGCCAGATAGCTGTTTTTGCAGTGCAAGATATGCTTCTTTTCTTTTTAGCATGGGAGCTGGAATTGCTCCCGGTCTATCTATTGCTGGCCATATGGGGAGGAAAGAAAAGGCAATATGCTGCAACAAAATTCATCATTTATACGGCTGGAAGTTCTTTATTTATTCTTCTTGCAGGATTAGCAATGGGATTCTTTGGAGGAGGTGCTCCTAATTTTGAATTTACTCATTTAGCAAATCAACAATTTGGTACAGGATTCCAATTACTTTGTTATGGAGGGCTACTGATTGCGTTTGGTGTAAAACTTCCAATAGTTCCATTACATACCTGGCTACCAGATGCCCATGGCGAGGCCACTGCACCTGTTCATATGCTCTTAGCAGGGATTTTGTTGAAGATGGGAGGTTATGCACTTTTAAGATTCAATGCGCAACTTCTTCCTGCAGCTCATGCACAATTTGCACCATTATTAATTGTTCTAGGAGTCGTTAACATTATTTATGCAGCTCTTACGTCTTTTGCTCAAAGGAATTTAAAAAGGAAAATTGCATATAGTTCAATTAGTCATATGGGATTTGTTCTGATTGGAATAGGAAGTTTTAGTACGTTGGGTACAAGTGGGGCAATGCTGCAAATGATTAGTCATGGCTTAATTGGAGCAAGTTTATTTTTCTTAGTAGGTGCTACTTATGATCGGACTCATACTCTCCAACTTAATGAAATGGGTGGGGTTGGCCAAAAGATGCGCATTATGTTTGCACTTTGGACAGTTTGCTCTTTAGCTTCCTTGGCTTTGCCAGGAATGAGTGGTTTTGTTTCAGAATTAATGGTCTTTGCTGGCTTAGTTACTGATGAGGTTTATACATTGCCTTTTAGGATTGTAATAGCTGGTTTGGCTGCAATAGGAGTTATCTTAACTCCTATTTATTTGCTTTCCATGCTTAGAGAGATATTTTTTGGTCAAGAAAATGTTGATCTTTTAGCTAAAAGAGAGCTTGTTGATGCTGAACCAAGAGAAATTTATATAATAGGAAGTCTTCTTGTTCCCATTATTGGCATTGGTTTATATCCACGTATCATGACTGAAACTTATACAGCTTCTATAGATGGTCTTGTTGCTAGAGATAAACTTTCAATAGAAAGAGTTATTAATACTTCTAGTTCAGAATTTTCTAATCAAAATATATCGATATCTAATGGTCAAGCACCAAATTTGAATATATATAGCTCTTCTAAATAA